From one Marmota flaviventris isolate mMarFla1 chromosome 1, mMarFla1.hap1, whole genome shotgun sequence genomic stretch:
- the LOC114082276 gene encoding cyclin-dependent kinase 2-associated protein 1, which produces MSYKPNLAAHMPAAALNAAGSVHSPSTSMAASSQYRQLLSDYGPPSLGYTQGTGNSQVPQSKYAELLAIIEELGKEIRPTYAGSKSAMERLKRGIIHARGLVRECLAETERNARS; this is translated from the coding sequence ATGTCGTACAAGCCGAACTTGGCCGCGCACATGCCCGCCGCCGCCCTCAACGCCGCTGGAAGTGTCCACTCGCCTTCCACCAGCATGGCAGCATCCTCCCAGTACCGCCAGCTGCTGAGTGACTATGGGCCACCATCGCTGGGCTACACCCAGGGAACTGGAAATAGCCAGGTGCCCCAGAGCAAGTATGCGGAACTGCTGGCCATCATTGAAGAGCTGGGGAAGGAGATAAGACCCACCTATGCAGGGAGCAAGAGCGCCATGGAGAGACTAAAACGAGGCATCATTCACGCACGAGGACTGGTTCGGGAGTGCTTGGCTGAAACGGAACGGAATGCCAGGTCCTAG